Proteins encoded by one window of Enterococcus faecalis:
- the dnaG gene encoding DNA primase, with the protein MAQRIPQEVIEEVRHRTNIVDIIGQYVQLKKSGKNYMGLCPFHEERSPSFSVAEDKQIFHCFGCGKGGTVFNFLQEIEGISFPESVKRVADLEHLSVDFDWSEPREVADTPENQQRRSLLQLHSKAAELYHHILVNTKIGEPALNYLLERGLTQELIETFQIGFAPQKRDFLSQVFKNEQLDETLFEPSGLFVQRDNGTFLDRFYQRIMFPINDPQGNVIAFSGRLLKTADFPGDEMPKYLNSPETTLFNKRETLFNFDKARKEIRKENTVLLFEGFMDVIAAWQSGVKSGVASMGTSLTNEQIRRLERVAKEVVICYDGDNAGVQATNRAIQLLQENSHFDLSIVSIPEKLDPDEYVRKYGAEAFQNLANHGRETVFSFKMNYHRLTRNMNNEKEQLDYVNELLRELTNVQSPLERDRYLNQIAQEFQLSVHSLEEQFNQLKQEQRSVQRQERQQFYQDEMMPPPMEEPVFEENHVQNKLPLTQVQKAERSLLFRLMNEQGVRQTVQQLPDFSFAHDEYQELYFLLESYATLHQSFDIADFINFLQDNQTKQLAIEIAYQNLSEESSEREVADLLHVIALSSIAEAIEQKKIQQQEAKRVGNQQLEAELTMEIIQLARQLKAQRTFT; encoded by the coding sequence ATGGCACAACGCATTCCTCAGGAAGTCATTGAGGAAGTTCGTCACCGAACGAATATAGTAGATATTATTGGGCAGTATGTCCAGTTAAAAAAATCCGGTAAAAATTATATGGGTTTATGTCCGTTTCACGAAGAACGTTCCCCTTCATTTTCAGTAGCAGAAGACAAACAAATTTTTCACTGTTTTGGCTGCGGGAAAGGTGGAACTGTTTTTAATTTCTTGCAAGAAATTGAAGGCATTAGTTTTCCAGAATCCGTGAAACGTGTTGCAGATTTGGAACATTTATCTGTGGACTTTGATTGGTCAGAGCCGCGTGAAGTAGCGGATACCCCAGAAAACCAACAAAGACGGAGTTTGTTACAACTGCATAGTAAAGCCGCAGAACTTTACCATCATATTTTAGTGAATACTAAAATTGGCGAACCCGCATTAAACTATTTATTAGAGCGGGGATTAACACAAGAACTAATTGAGACCTTTCAAATTGGATTTGCGCCGCAAAAACGTGATTTCTTAAGTCAAGTTTTTAAAAACGAACAACTGGATGAAACGCTTTTTGAGCCTTCTGGGCTGTTTGTCCAAAGAGATAACGGTACGTTTTTGGATCGTTTCTATCAACGAATCATGTTTCCAATTAATGATCCCCAAGGCAATGTCATCGCCTTTTCTGGTCGCTTGTTAAAAACAGCTGATTTTCCAGGGGATGAGATGCCTAAATACTTGAATAGTCCTGAAACAACACTTTTTAATAAGCGAGAAACGCTGTTTAACTTTGATAAAGCCAGAAAAGAAATTCGTAAAGAAAATACAGTCTTGCTTTTTGAAGGATTCATGGATGTTATCGCTGCTTGGCAATCAGGCGTAAAAAGTGGGGTGGCTTCAATGGGGACTAGTTTGACCAATGAACAAATTCGGCGTTTGGAACGGGTCGCTAAGGAAGTAGTTATTTGTTACGATGGCGATAATGCCGGTGTTCAAGCCACAAACCGTGCGATTCAATTATTGCAAGAAAACAGTCATTTTGACTTGAGTATTGTCAGCATCCCTGAAAAGCTGGATCCTGATGAATATGTGCGGAAATATGGCGCAGAAGCTTTTCAAAATTTAGCCAATCATGGCCGAGAAACAGTTTTTAGTTTTAAAATGAACTATCATCGGTTAACTAGAAACATGAATAACGAAAAAGAACAATTGGATTATGTGAACGAATTGTTACGGGAGTTAACCAATGTTCAATCTCCCTTGGAACGTGATCGTTATTTAAACCAAATTGCTCAGGAATTTCAACTTTCTGTTCATAGTTTAGAAGAACAATTCAATCAATTGAAGCAAGAGCAACGTTCAGTCCAACGGCAAGAAAGGCAACAATTTTATCAAGATGAAATGATGCCACCACCAATGGAAGAACCTGTTTTTGAAGAGAATCACGTCCAAAACAAGTTACCGTTAACACAAGTTCAAAAAGCAGAACGTTCTTTATTATTTCGTTTAATGAATGAACAAGGAGTACGGCAAACCGTTCAACAATTGCCAGATTTTTCGTTCGCTCATGATGAATACCAAGAATTATATTTCTTGCTAGAAAGTTATGCGACACTGCATCAAAGTTTCGACATTGCCGATTTTATTAATTTCTTGCAAGATAATCAAACCAAACAATTAGCAATTGAAATTGCGTATCAGAATTTATCGGAAGAAAGCTCTGAGCGAGAAGTTGCCGATTTATTACATGTAATTGCCTTATCAAGTATTGCAGAGGCAATTGAGCAGAAAAAGATTCAACAGCAAGAAGCAAAACGAGTGGGCAACCAACAGCTTGAAGCCGAATTAACAATGGAGATTATCCAATTGGCTCGACAGCTTAAAGCTCAACGAACATTTACTTAA
- the rpoD gene encoding RNA polymerase sigma factor RpoD: MEKETSKKYEAAVAAFIKENKPKGTVVYDDLANQLATPYTLDAEAMEKLIQKVEDAGISVVDENGDPSEHSLKKDEKEAEKAQAEDLSAPTGVKINDPVRMYLKEIGRVQLLTAAEEVELALKIEEGDQEAKQRLAEANLRLVVSIAKRYVGRGMQFLDLIQEGNMGLMKAVEKFDYRKGFKFSTYATWWIRQAITRAIADQARTIRIPVHMVETINKLIRIQRQLLQDLGREPTPEEIGAEMDLPTEKVREILKIAQEPVSLETPIGEEDDSHLGDFIEDQDATSPAEHAAYELLKEQLEDVLDTLTDREENVLRLRFGLDDGRTRTLEEVGKVFGVTRERIRQIEAKALRKLRHPSRSKQLKDFLE, encoded by the coding sequence ATGGAAAAAGAAACAAGTAAAAAATATGAAGCTGCAGTGGCAGCATTTATCAAAGAAAACAAGCCTAAAGGAACAGTGGTTTATGATGATTTAGCGAATCAATTAGCCACACCGTATACTTTGGATGCAGAAGCTATGGAAAAATTGATCCAAAAAGTTGAAGATGCTGGTATCAGTGTGGTCGATGAAAATGGAGACCCAAGTGAACATAGCTTGAAAAAAGATGAAAAAGAAGCGGAAAAGGCCCAAGCAGAAGACTTATCTGCGCCAACAGGTGTTAAAATTAATGATCCCGTGCGTATGTACCTAAAAGAAATTGGGCGCGTTCAATTATTAACTGCCGCAGAAGAAGTTGAATTGGCACTTAAAATTGAAGAAGGCGATCAAGAAGCAAAACAACGTTTAGCAGAAGCCAACTTACGTTTGGTTGTTTCAATTGCCAAACGATATGTAGGTCGTGGTATGCAATTCTTGGATTTAATTCAAGAAGGTAATATGGGCTTAATGAAAGCTGTTGAAAAATTTGACTACCGTAAAGGGTTCAAATTCTCTACGTATGCTACTTGGTGGATTCGTCAAGCGATTACGCGGGCAATTGCGGACCAAGCTAGAACGATTCGAATTCCTGTTCACATGGTTGAAACAATCAATAAATTGATTCGGATTCAACGCCAACTATTGCAAGATTTAGGTAGAGAACCAACGCCAGAAGAAATTGGTGCGGAAATGGATTTACCAACAGAAAAAGTTCGTGAAATCCTAAAAATCGCACAAGAGCCAGTCTCTTTAGAAACACCAATTGGTGAAGAAGATGATTCACATTTAGGTGATTTCATTGAAGACCAAGATGCTACAAGTCCTGCTGAACATGCAGCTTACGAATTGTTAAAAGAACAACTAGAAGATGTTCTGGATACTTTAACAGACCGTGAAGAAAATGTTTTACGTTTACGTTTTGGTTTAGATGATGGTCGGACACGTACGCTAGAAGAAGTCGGAAAAGTTTTCGGTGTCACTCGCGAACGTATTCGTCAAATTGAAGCAAAAGCGTTAAGAAAACTAAGACATCCTTCTCGTTCAAAACAATTAAAAGACTTTTTAGAATAA
- a CDS encoding cell division site-positioning protein MapZ family protein, giving the protein MTKKCPKCGNEFDAELTTCPTCGYSLTDTTVDKEEAETTSTNIDFETQENEQHEDQLNENIEWSELKDMSLGHVMELFGESPEEESNDDKKEESTEDNLIVSDSEDVSGLETSLQEGASEETHDSVEESTPATEETPTHSTEEKLATDEAVNLEETTEETTTVEAETAEVSETVKSEEEALTEISGTEVISTTSEEEIFSQPPIEDQDVTPNETLQAYIQAHRADTEMSENPSEETAETQELENSGEAVLTQAETPTESISDSEEGLTSAASLEAPSEADATEEKVSDSGVIPPMNETGNAQPAPAPKKSSKKVAFVALAVVLLAGGSAWAYHDQTQKAAAQEAAALTKKTDTLKDELAAFYTTKEQVFIKPDMVTVSPEKLSKQVAEIKDSEEYSQLNKQIQTLKVKQQTIQQINQLFEAPIVNGNELKPAILAADQPISVKKLTGNDPFDQLMNQAIDQANQQYNQLQKAKKAVEVIYKDGKTTNQLNRDTYQAAKAEVDKVTSDKLKKELVKQVTTADQALTKVEEEQKRIAEEQAAAEQAAAEQAKQAEEQAKQAAAAKKEDAKKEETAKTEANGYTAPNSDGVYTSPLYAPDAADIADSSNPAWTWAPGVKEKVLDTVIARGYVVPGGYSLEPAKIVNGEGYYNLYATNNQSKLLEGTTEKNVHMYLVTINAKTGWFKGNASRNAGQ; this is encoded by the coding sequence ATGACAAAAAAATGTCCGAAGTGCGGGAACGAATTCGATGCAGAATTAACGACCTGCCCAACATGTGGCTATTCACTAACTGACACAACAGTTGATAAAGAAGAAGCGGAAACGACTTCAACAAATATAGATTTTGAAACACAGGAAAATGAACAACACGAAGATCAATTAAATGAGAATATTGAATGGTCTGAGTTAAAAGATATGAGCTTAGGCCATGTGATGGAACTGTTTGGCGAATCACCAGAAGAAGAAAGTAATGATGACAAAAAAGAAGAGTCGACAGAAGATAACTTAATAGTCTCTGATTCAGAGGATGTTTCTGGTCTAGAAACATCGCTTCAAGAAGGGGCTAGTGAGGAGACTCATGATTCGGTGGAGGAGTCGACACCAGCGACAGAAGAGACGCCTACTCATTCAACAGAAGAAAAACTAGCAACGGACGAAGCAGTTAATTTAGAAGAAACAACGGAAGAAACAACTACTGTTGAAGCAGAAACAGCTGAGGTATCTGAGACGGTGAAGTCTGAAGAGGAAGCTTTAACAGAGATTTCAGGAACTGAAGTTATCTCTACCACTTCTGAAGAAGAAATTTTTTCACAACCACCGATAGAAGATCAAGATGTAACACCAAACGAAACTTTGCAAGCTTATATTCAAGCGCATCGAGCAGATACAGAAATGTCTGAAAATCCATCAGAAGAAACTGCAGAGACCCAAGAGTTAGAAAACAGCGGTGAGGCAGTATTAACCCAAGCCGAAACACCAACTGAATCCATTTCAGATTCTGAAGAAGGGTTAACAAGTGCAGCATCGCTAGAAGCACCAAGTGAAGCTGATGCAACCGAGGAAAAAGTTTCAGATTCAGGTGTGATACCACCGATGAATGAAACTGGGAATGCTCAACCAGCGCCTGCTCCGAAGAAATCATCAAAAAAAGTGGCTTTCGTTGCGCTTGCGGTTGTTTTATTAGCTGGAGGTAGTGCTTGGGCGTATCATGATCAAACGCAAAAAGCTGCCGCACAAGAGGCGGCGGCACTAACCAAGAAAACAGATACGCTGAAAGATGAACTAGCAGCCTTTTATACCACGAAGGAGCAAGTTTTTATTAAACCAGATATGGTGACTGTTAGTCCAGAAAAACTCTCAAAACAAGTCGCGGAAATTAAAGATTCAGAAGAGTATTCTCAATTAAATAAACAAATTCAAACATTGAAAGTGAAGCAACAAACCATTCAACAAATCAACCAATTATTTGAGGCGCCGATTGTCAATGGCAATGAGTTGAAACCGGCGATTTTAGCTGCTGATCAACCAATTTCCGTAAAGAAATTAACAGGAAATGATCCATTTGACCAATTGATGAACCAAGCAATCGATCAAGCGAACCAACAATACAACCAATTACAAAAAGCTAAAAAAGCGGTTGAGGTCATTTATAAAGATGGAAAAACTACCAATCAGCTGAATCGAGACACGTATCAAGCTGCTAAGGCAGAAGTAGATAAAGTAACAAGTGATAAGCTGAAAAAAGAACTGGTCAAACAAGTCACGACAGCTGACCAAGCGTTAACCAAGGTTGAAGAAGAACAGAAAAGAATTGCAGAAGAACAAGCTGCCGCAGAGCAAGCTGCCGCAGAGCAAGCAAAACAAGCAGAAGAACAAGCGAAACAAGCTGCTGCCGCAAAAAAAGAGGACGCTAAGAAGGAAGAAACAGCAAAAACAGAAGCGAATGGCTACACGGCGCCGAATAGTGACGGGGTTTACACTAGTCCGCTTTATGCGCCAGATGCTGCCGATATCGCTGATAGTAGCAATCCAGCGTGGACATGGGCACCAGGTGTGAAAGAAAAAGTCTTAGACACAGTGATTGCTCGTGGCTATGTGGTTCCTGGCGGATATTCTTTAGAACCTGCCAAAATTGTGAATGGCGAAGGTTACTACAATCTTTATGCAACAAACAATCAATCAAAATTATTAGAAGGCACTACAGAGAAAAATGTTCACATGTATTTAGTTACAATCAATGCTAAAACAGGTTGGTTCAAAGGGAACGCTTCTCGTAATGCAGGGCAATAA
- a CDS encoding S1 RNA-binding domain-containing protein, giving the protein MRELLATTFTGIVVDENEQFYFVQKNGITFRLKKEEGTHAIGEAVEGFGYLNQKQEPALTTTIPTVRIGSYGFGTVTGTRRDLGVFVDVGLPDKDVVISLDELPTMRELWPKKEDRVMVTLKVDSKDRIWGELADEKVFKAMAKRGNAEMQNQNLTGHVYRLKLAGTYILTDDLYIGFIHPSERFQEPRLGEKVVGRVIGVRPDGVLNLSLKPRSHEVISDDALMILTFLERANDHQIPFTDKSSPDEIKQTFGISKAQFKRALGHLMKQKLIKQEDGKTILIGSLEQSKEKN; this is encoded by the coding sequence ATGAGAGAATTACTAGCAACAACATTTACCGGCATTGTGGTCGATGAAAATGAACAATTTTATTTTGTTCAAAAAAATGGCATCACATTCCGTTTAAAAAAAGAAGAAGGTACGCATGCTATAGGGGAGGCTGTAGAAGGGTTTGGTTATTTAAATCAAAAACAAGAGCCAGCACTGACAACTACAATTCCTACTGTGCGTATTGGTAGCTATGGCTTTGGTACTGTCACGGGAACGAGACGTGATTTAGGTGTCTTTGTGGATGTTGGCTTACCAGATAAAGATGTCGTTATTTCGTTGGATGAATTACCAACTATGCGGGAACTTTGGCCTAAAAAAGAAGACCGAGTAATGGTTACTTTAAAAGTGGACAGTAAAGACCGCATTTGGGGCGAATTAGCAGATGAAAAAGTCTTTAAAGCAATGGCAAAACGTGGGAATGCTGAAATGCAAAACCAAAACTTAACCGGGCATGTATATCGTCTGAAACTTGCAGGAACGTATATTTTAACTGATGATTTATACATTGGATTTATCCATCCTTCTGAACGATTCCAGGAACCACGTTTAGGTGAAAAAGTAGTGGGGCGTGTGATTGGCGTGCGGCCGGACGGCGTATTGAATCTTTCATTAAAACCAAGAAGTCATGAAGTAATCAGCGATGATGCGTTAATGATTCTAACTTTCTTAGAAAGAGCAAACGATCACCAAATTCCTTTCACCGATAAATCAAGCCCTGATGAAATTAAACAAACCTTTGGCATTAGTAAAGCTCAATTTAAACGCGCCTTAGGCCATTTAATGAAACAAAAATTAATTAAACAAGAAGATGGTAAAACAATTCTAATTGGCTCGTTGGAACAATCAAAAGAAAAAAATTAA
- a CDS encoding Fur family transcriptional regulator, translating into MDSTAALKKTKKQLHESGFKLTPQREATVLVLLENEKDHLSAEEIYFLVKQKSPEIGLATVYRTLEILTDLKVVDKVSFNDGLARYDLRKEGAKHFHHHLLCLECGTIEEVEEDLLGEVEQIVESRYHFLVKDHRLTFHGICQSCQSKH; encoded by the coding sequence ATGGATTCGACTGCTGCTTTAAAAAAGACAAAAAAACAATTACATGAATCAGGCTTTAAATTAACACCACAACGGGAAGCAACCGTACTTGTATTATTGGAAAATGAAAAAGATCATTTATCAGCAGAAGAAATTTACTTCTTGGTAAAACAAAAAAGTCCGGAAATTGGTCTAGCAACAGTCTATCGAACGCTAGAAATTTTAACAGACTTAAAAGTCGTTGATAAAGTGAGCTTTAACGATGGTTTAGCTCGCTATGATTTAAGAAAAGAAGGCGCCAAACACTTTCACCACCATTTGTTATGCTTAGAATGTGGCACAATTGAGGAAGTGGAAGAAGACTTGCTTGGTGAAGTAGAGCAAATTGTTGAAAGTCGGTATCATTTTTTAGTCAAAGATCATCGCTTAACTTTTCATGGTATTTGTCAAAGTTGTCAAAGTAAACATTAA